A stretch of Mucilaginibacter terrae DNA encodes these proteins:
- a CDS encoding MGMT family protein: protein MAADPNFNNHVFEVARQVPAGRVTSYGAIAKFLGVPNWSRKVGHAMGMLNGVEPPVPFQRIVNSQGRLTGGTEGIEHRIELLAKEGVTVIGDKVQNFKTVYWDPSIELDY, encoded by the coding sequence ATGGCTGCCGACCCAAACTTTAACAATCACGTTTTTGAGGTTGCCCGCCAGGTTCCGGCAGGCAGGGTTACTTCATATGGTGCTATTGCTAAGTTTTTGGGTGTGCCTAACTGGTCGCGCAAGGTGGGGCATGCCATGGGTATGCTGAATGGGGTTGAGCCACCGGTGCCTTTCCAACGCATTGTAAACAGCCAAGGCCGTTTAACGGGTGGCACCGAGGGCATTGAGCACCGTATAGAACTACTTGCCAAAGAAGGCGTTACCGTAATAGGTGATAAGGTGCAAAACTTTAAAACCGTATACTGGGACCCATCCATAGAGCTGGATTACTAA
- a CDS encoding glycoside hydrolase family 28 protein, whose product MTIKNNLFTTLVLTLPFLSVPHVITPALTPQANQFVADKKYNIAQLGAVGDGVTLNTKAIQTVIDDCAKNGGGTVVIPKGTFLSGAIFLKPGVNIEIQADGVLKGSTNIEDYPKLMTRIEGHFEPWRAALINGDKVDHLKITGKGTLDGSGSPFWKKFYAQREKVSGTTNLDVERPRLAFIRDSKDVLISGINFKDSGFWNLHLYRDKGVTVEDCRFEAAHRSKPDDHAPSSDGIDVDSSQDIIIRRCFFAVGDDDIALKGTKGPFAMDDKDSPPVENIRISDCVFEAGGGVVTCGSEATIVRNVKIERCEARGVNVLRLKLRPDTPQQYEDISLTDITMTGNSTLLKVTPWTQYFDLKGQTPPKSLIKNVRIENVNGSCAAFGEIKGTPTSAIEPLQLKNIDIKVTEFKITPETQKYLKLNNVVVNGKTI is encoded by the coding sequence TTGACCATTAAAAACAACCTATTTACTACGTTAGTATTAACGTTGCCTTTCCTGTCGGTACCGCATGTTATTACGCCTGCCTTAACTCCGCAAGCCAACCAGTTTGTTGCCGATAAAAAGTATAATATTGCCCAACTGGGTGCCGTTGGCGATGGTGTTACACTGAATACCAAAGCCATTCAAACGGTAATTGACGACTGTGCAAAGAATGGGGGAGGCACCGTTGTTATTCCTAAAGGAACCTTTTTAAGCGGAGCCATTTTCCTTAAACCGGGTGTTAATATCGAAATACAGGCCGATGGAGTGCTGAAAGGTTCGACCAATATTGAGGATTACCCCAAGCTCATGACCCGAATTGAAGGCCATTTTGAACCGTGGCGCGCCGCCCTTATTAACGGCGATAAGGTTGACCACCTGAAAATTACCGGTAAAGGAACACTCGATGGCAGCGGTAGTCCTTTTTGGAAGAAGTTTTATGCCCAGCGCGAAAAGGTTTCGGGCACCACAAATCTGGATGTAGAGCGCCCGCGACTGGCTTTTATCCGTGATTCGAAGGATGTACTTATTTCGGGTATCAACTTTAAAGATTCGGGTTTTTGGAATCTACACCTGTATCGCGATAAAGGCGTAACGGTAGAAGATTGTCGCTTTGAAGCTGCGCACCGCTCCAAGCCCGACGACCACGCACCCAGCTCAGACGGGATAGATGTAGACAGTTCGCAAGACATTATCATACGCCGCTGCTTTTTTGCCGTAGGCGATGATGATATTGCACTCAAAGGCACCAAAGGCCCTTTTGCCATGGATGATAAGGACAGCCCGCCGGTAGAAAATATTCGTATAAGCGATTGCGTTTTTGAAGCCGGTGGTGGCGTAGTAACCTGCGGCAGCGAGGCTACCATAGTTCGTAATGTAAAAATTGAGCGCTGCGAAGCCCGAGGTGTAAACGTATTACGGTTAAAATTACGGCCTGACACCCCACAGCAGTACGAAGATATTAGCCTGACCGATATTACCATGACTGGTAATTCAACCCTGCTAAAAGTAACCCCATGGACCCAGTATTTTGATTTGAAAGGACAAACCCCTCCAAAATCATTAATCAAAAATGTGCGTATTGAAAACGTAAATGGCTCCTGCGCAGCCTTTGGCGAAATTAAGGGTACACCCACCTCAGCCATCGAACCGCTTCAGCTTAAGAATATCGACATTAAGGTTACTGAGTTTAAAATCACCCCTGAAACACAGAAGTACCTTAAACTGAATAACGTTGTAGTTAACGGAAAAACGATATAG
- the trmB gene encoding tRNA (guanosine(46)-N7)-methyltransferase TrmB: MGKDKLKRFAEIDTFSNVIQLEAGIPYKGKWAPEFFKNSNPVVLELACGKGEYTVNLAQLFPQKNFIGIDYKGNRIWRGAKTAIEEGFTNVGFLRIQIENLVDFFAPGEVDEIWITFPDPQPQLSREKKRLTSPRFLDKYKQLLKPGGYMNLKTDNDDLHAYTAEKIEELGLKLHVKTEDLYHSSHADEVLNIKTYYEKKYLKDNKNINYLKFSFE, translated from the coding sequence GTGGGAAAAGATAAGTTAAAGCGTTTTGCCGAGATAGATACATTTAGCAATGTAATACAGTTAGAGGCGGGTATACCCTATAAAGGTAAATGGGCTCCTGAATTTTTTAAGAACAGTAACCCCGTAGTACTCGAACTGGCCTGTGGTAAAGGCGAATACACGGTTAACCTGGCGCAACTATTCCCGCAAAAAAACTTTATAGGCATTGATTATAAGGGCAACCGGATATGGCGCGGTGCTAAAACTGCAATTGAAGAGGGCTTCACTAACGTAGGCTTTTTGCGTATACAGATCGAAAACCTGGTAGACTTTTTTGCCCCCGGAGAGGTTGACGAAATATGGATCACTTTCCCCGACCCGCAACCGCAATTGAGCCGCGAAAAAAAGCGTCTTACCTCGCCACGTTTCTTGGATAAATACAAGCAACTGCTTAAACCGGGCGGTTATATGAATCTCAAAACCGATAACGACGACCTGCACGCCTACACCGCCGAAAAGATTGAAGAACTTGGCCTTAAACTACACGTAAAAACCGAAGACTTGTACCACTCTTCGCATGCCGATGAGGTACTGAATATTAAAACCTACTACGAGAAAAAGTATCTTAAAGACAATAAAAACATCAATTATCTCAAATTTTCATTCGAGTAA